In one window of Desulfovibrio inopinatus DSM 10711 DNA:
- a CDS encoding class I SAM-dependent methyltransferase, which produces MADVSEHYKSVLAAHYSWMMGGLEMGIRHNEAFFRQHGLTGPVGSRAVDLGCGSGFQALALACLGYNVIGVDTSETLLEEMQAHARHLTVTAKQHDLTRFREVCPDPASLIVCMGDTLTHLPTLESVDTLFADIMKTLEPHGRMVLTFRNQKEPLTGLDRIIPVRSDASTLFTCFLEYEAERIRVTDVIYTREDQAWAIHKGFYYKLRLDLDLVTDKATSAGFEITEKSVTNGLVCIIATKPSR; this is translated from the coding sequence ATGGCAGACGTCAGCGAACATTACAAATCGGTCCTGGCAGCCCATTATAGTTGGATGATGGGCGGATTGGAAATGGGTATACGCCACAACGAAGCATTTTTTCGTCAACACGGTTTAACGGGTCCGGTCGGTTCAAGAGCCGTGGATCTGGGGTGTGGCTCGGGATTTCAAGCTTTAGCCCTTGCATGCCTTGGTTACAATGTCATCGGCGTAGACACCTCGGAAACGTTGCTCGAAGAAATGCAGGCCCATGCCAGGCATCTGACCGTCACGGCCAAGCAGCATGATTTGACCCGATTTCGCGAAGTGTGTCCAGATCCGGCCTCGCTCATTGTGTGTATGGGCGATACGTTGACGCATTTACCGACTTTGGAGAGCGTCGACACGTTATTTGCCGATATTATGAAAACGCTGGAACCGCATGGTCGCATGGTGCTCACGTTTCGAAATCAAAAAGAGCCGTTGACCGGCCTTGACCGTATCATCCCTGTCCGTTCAGACGCATCAACGCTGTTCACCTGCTTTCTCGAATATGAAGCAGAGCGCATTCGGGTGACCGATGTCATCTATACACGCGAAGATCAGGCCTGGGCAATACACAAAGGATTTTATTACAAGCTGCGCCTTGATCTCGACCTGGTGACCGATAAAGCCACTTCTGCCGGTTTTGAAATTACGGAAAAAAGCGTAACCAACGGTCTCGTTTGCATCATTGCAACCAAGCCCAGCCGTTGA
- a CDS encoding DUF362 domain-containing protein, translating to MKPCIEIPFRDYETSVPEALDAVDAATTLARQRYVLVKPNLVNDSPHPVTTHPAHTEAVVRYVQKHAPQAEIIIAEGCGDAYKNTSEVFAALGYDTLARKLGVELVDLNEAELETRIIPDCPVFPQMHLPRVAFTHFILSLPVLKAHSLAEITGTLKNMLGFAPPKHYAGVHGVWKKAIFHGNMQQSIRDLNQYVTPHLSVLDASIGLADYHLGGRRCDPSPNAILAGTDASAVDIRAAELLGLRADHISHIQPTL from the coding sequence ATGAAACCATGCATTGAAATTCCATTTCGCGACTACGAAACATCTGTTCCCGAAGCACTTGATGCTGTTGATGCGGCCACAACACTGGCACGACAGCGTTATGTGCTGGTTAAACCCAATCTCGTCAATGACTCGCCTCACCCCGTGACAACACATCCGGCACATACCGAAGCCGTGGTCCGCTATGTTCAGAAGCATGCTCCACAGGCTGAGATCATTATCGCTGAAGGATGTGGCGATGCATATAAAAATACGTCTGAGGTCTTTGCCGCGCTGGGGTATGACACGCTTGCCCGAAAGTTGGGGGTAGAGCTTGTCGATCTGAATGAAGCGGAGCTTGAGACGAGAATCATACCCGATTGTCCGGTCTTTCCCCAAATGCATTTACCTCGGGTTGCGTTTACCCATTTTATTCTCTCACTTCCTGTGCTGAAAGCTCATTCTTTGGCCGAAATAACAGGGACGCTTAAGAATATGCTCGGATTCGCGCCTCCAAAGCATTATGCCGGTGTCCACGGGGTATGGAAAAAAGCGATCTTTCATGGCAATATGCAGCAGTCCATTCGTGATTTAAACCAGTATGTGACGCCGCATTTGAGTGTCCTTGATGCCTCGATTGGCCTTGCTGACTATCACCTTGGTGGCCGACGGTGTGATCCCTCGCCCAATGCAATACTCGCCGGAACAGATGCCTCAGCTGTGGATATTCGCGCCGCTGAACTCTTGGGACTCCGCGCCGATCATATTTCCCACATCCAACCAACGCTTTGA
- a CDS encoding B12-binding domain-containing radical SAM protein, whose protein sequence is MKILLLQSPLGVDSRDCYPVYPLGIAYIATALAASGHDVQAMDPNVLSDPYADIASRIDTFAPDIIGLSLRNIDNQARLHLYYFYKHFKEMATFLTERKKDALLVAGGAGFSMFGKRIMEQNPGIDLGLHLEAEESFPEVLTNLGRPQDVKGVYYRENGGVHFSGDRPMPDFGALPIPRRDFLDMTPYLGFEQTIGVQTKRGCRLRCAYCNYPFLNGRQWRLRTPEHICDELEYLKRDFNVKTIVFADSVVNVPYDYSTAILEEMVRRDIGMKWSAYTHIKGITKEYLQLMKRSGCTGVCYSPDGISEAALKGLQKDITPADIENAYNLAVNEPTLADMDFTFCFFINPPGETLAGLLQTIAFYFKAKKTLRKRGGGAFMNWLRIEPHTALYDLALREGVITPQTDMLPEHTEGLRDSIYVNPATQKYDLLPIAILKAVPLAKAIVKKVLGKKDAPTCPVDTTPTQH, encoded by the coding sequence ATGAAAATTCTGCTTCTTCAATCACCGCTTGGTGTGGATAGCCGAGATTGTTACCCGGTCTATCCCCTTGGTATTGCCTATATCGCCACGGCACTGGCCGCATCCGGACATGATGTCCAGGCGATGGACCCCAATGTTTTGTCCGATCCGTATGCCGACATCGCGTCGCGCATCGATACGTTTGCGCCTGATATCATCGGTTTATCGCTCCGCAACATCGACAACCAGGCCCGCTTGCACCTCTATTATTTTTACAAACATTTCAAAGAAATGGCGACATTTCTAACAGAGCGGAAGAAAGACGCATTGCTTGTTGCGGGAGGCGCCGGATTTTCCATGTTCGGCAAACGCATCATGGAACAAAATCCGGGTATCGATTTGGGATTACATCTGGAAGCCGAAGAGAGCTTCCCGGAAGTCTTGACAAATCTCGGGCGCCCGCAGGATGTGAAAGGCGTCTATTACCGAGAAAACGGAGGCGTACACTTTTCAGGTGATCGTCCCATGCCCGATTTCGGCGCACTTCCCATCCCGCGCCGCGACTTCCTCGACATGACGCCCTATCTCGGGTTTGAACAAACCATCGGTGTTCAGACCAAACGCGGATGCCGGTTGCGGTGCGCCTACTGCAATTATCCCTTTCTCAACGGGCGCCAGTGGCGTCTGCGCACCCCTGAGCACATCTGTGACGAATTGGAATATCTCAAACGTGATTTCAACGTTAAAACCATCGTCTTTGCAGACTCCGTGGTCAATGTGCCATACGACTATTCTACAGCCATCCTCGAAGAAATGGTCCGGCGCGACATCGGTATGAAATGGAGTGCCTATACGCACATTAAAGGGATAACCAAAGAGTATCTTCAGCTCATGAAGCGATCAGGATGCACTGGCGTCTGTTATTCACCCGACGGTATTTCCGAAGCTGCGCTCAAAGGATTGCAAAAAGACATTACTCCGGCGGATATCGAAAACGCCTATAATCTCGCCGTAAATGAACCCACGCTGGCGGATATGGATTTTACGTTCTGTTTCTTCATTAATCCTCCTGGTGAAACACTCGCGGGATTACTCCAAACGATTGCATTCTATTTTAAGGCCAAGAAAACACTCCGCAAACGAGGTGGCGGAGCATTTATGAATTGGCTGCGGATCGAACCACATACCGCACTCTACGATTTAGCACTCCGTGAAGGTGTCATCACCCCACAGACCGATATGCTGCCCGAGCATACCGAGGGATTGCGCGACTCCATCTACGTCAACCCGGCAACGCAAAAATACGATCTGTTGCCCATAGCCATTTTAAAAGCAGTGCCGTTGGCGAAAGCCATTGTGAAAAAGGTGCTCGGCAAAAAAGATGCTCCAACGTGTCCTGTAGATACGACTCCAACACAACATTGA
- a CDS encoding Fur family transcriptional regulator — protein sequence MPLEDVAEQRLRHILDRLAAHGRRLTPQRMAILRVLAVSEGHPSAEHVHQAILKDFPMTSLATVYKTIQLLKDEGEILELGFSDQDNRYDGAKPYPHPHVICLKCGAIMDFEDVDVEGLNAQVAKQTGFFITTQRLDFYGVCPACRS from the coding sequence ATGCCGCTTGAAGATGTTGCAGAACAACGATTACGACACATTCTCGATCGCCTTGCTGCGCATGGACGTCGTCTGACCCCACAACGCATGGCTATATTACGAGTTCTTGCTGTTAGTGAAGGACATCCTTCGGCTGAGCACGTGCATCAGGCCATACTCAAAGATTTTCCCATGACGAGTTTGGCCACGGTCTACAAAACGATTCAACTTTTGAAAGACGAAGGAGAAATCTTGGAACTTGGCTTCAGTGACCAAGACAACCGCTACGATGGAGCCAAACCATATCCTCATCCTCATGTCATCTGCCTTAAATGCGGAGCCATTATGGACTTCGAAGATGTTGATGTCGAAGGGCTGAATGCGCAAGTTGCCAAACAAACTGGTTTTTTCATAACAACACAGCGTCTTGATTTTTACGGTGTATGTCCGGCTTGCCGGTCGTAA
- a CDS encoding DUF445 domain-containing protein has product MWLFLFSPVLCAAIGWFTNYLAVKMLFHPKVATKIGPFVVQGIFPKRQAALAEKLGDLVENELVSAADVTELLRDPEVAKQFDGIVGEYLDRMLRENLVKAIPMASMFLNEEMLAKIKTKLIPELEKLIPEILEQASHDLENRFDVKALVREKVEQFSTDKLETILFSIMQKEFKFIEIVGGVLGFAIGLFQALFLMLVG; this is encoded by the coding sequence ATGTGGCTTTTTTTGTTTTCCCCTGTTTTATGCGCCGCCATTGGATGGTTTACCAACTATCTCGCGGTGAAAATGTTGTTTCATCCAAAGGTTGCGACGAAAATCGGACCGTTTGTCGTCCAAGGGATTTTTCCCAAACGACAAGCGGCGTTGGCGGAAAAGCTCGGTGATCTTGTCGAGAATGAGCTTGTCAGCGCTGCCGATGTTACGGAATTGCTCCGCGATCCCGAGGTTGCCAAGCAGTTCGACGGCATTGTTGGCGAGTATCTTGACCGGATGTTGCGAGAGAATCTTGTCAAAGCAATTCCTATGGCGTCAATGTTTCTCAATGAGGAAATGCTTGCCAAGATTAAAACCAAACTTATTCCCGAGTTGGAAAAACTCATTCCGGAAATTCTTGAGCAAGCCTCACACGATTTGGAAAATCGGTTTGATGTGAAGGCTCTTGTCCGGGAAAAAGTGGAACAATTCTCTACGGACAAGTTGGAAACGATTTTGTTCTCCATCATGCAGAAAGAATTCAAATTTATTGAAATTGTTGGTGGCGTTCTCGGTTTTGCCATCGGACTTTTTCAGGCATTGTTTTTAATGTTGGTGGGCTGA
- a CDS encoding DUF294 nucleotidyltransferase-like domain-containing protein: MSRIRRSEKPIRLVFVEIILPALIAANLLAGVLFFVVMPQLEDALMEERRGLISELTQTVVSLVAEYAKKVTRGELHTGEAMAQAREAVRHLRYGPEGKDYFWITDSSPRMIMHPYLPNLEGQDLKQFTDGNGNRLFVDMTRKALDQGRGYADYLWQWKDDASRVTPKLSYVELFKPWDWVIGTGVYVDDVRDEVRGLTRRLALICLGITVVIVAILAFITVRSLRIARQREHFALGLKQSRERYKTLLESTTEGVMLVFSDKLGRQHISYANQTLQRLLGYSLHELSALEFDQLFAHAAPDESNDVESDDETDDINLGFSYFNDFVAGFDTPGQFEAVLVAKDGSPVDAALICSRMETPEGVSGVSVIVKDMRQHKELAERFEAGRRRFDFLAGVAAVGVFRASAGRKGRFLEANDEAARLLGLENADDVIALEMDSLLVPVVRTGSIVNSILSQGDTVEMRVKTPQLDVAGEASSTRSRERIVNLMATVVRDARGFPMYIDGILQDVTRKVQAETAMKQLVAELQSAGEYLTQPIASLARPAPLLSPNASMQHAAKAMEDSRASAVLVGTAGGIEGIVTERDIAIQGAAVDWEPSVSLSRIMNTPVLEIAPTAMAAEALVALRNNAVHHLVVTQTVSDDDQAPRIVEAGELLSKQTDSVSMLLWRLRHADTVDDVVQARAALPLLVQTMVENGADPRLASRIFATVSDAVAHKLTELAVQRLGPPPGNFCFFSMGSQGRLEQTLKTDQDNALVWEDSVPSEAAAYFESLGGMVCDDLHDAGYALCTGGIMAKNAQWRGPLSSWKKQFSAWVYDADPEALLRTKIFFDFRATYGDARLIEAFSTHLDSMLDGKAVFFNLLAKNCLLTRPPLGFFGQFLRESTGEHANAFNIKKAMTPIVDFARIYALKHRIRSANTMQRLKGIHEAGALNTQDYNEIADAYTTLMGLRLTHQARAMRQGLTPNNFIDPAVLTNLERTMLKEIFRQVGALQKKLGLDFTGLM, translated from the coding sequence GTGTCTCGAATTCGTCGATCGGAAAAACCCATTCGCCTTGTGTTTGTCGAGATTATTCTCCCTGCGCTCATTGCGGCGAATCTATTGGCTGGCGTTTTATTTTTTGTTGTTATGCCGCAGCTTGAAGATGCCCTCATGGAAGAGCGACGCGGTTTGATCAGCGAGCTGACGCAAACAGTCGTCAGTCTCGTGGCAGAATATGCGAAAAAAGTGACGCGCGGAGAATTGCACACGGGAGAAGCCATGGCACAGGCGCGGGAAGCTGTGCGTCATCTGCGCTATGGCCCTGAAGGCAAAGATTATTTTTGGATTACCGATTCTTCTCCGCGCATGATCATGCACCCCTACTTGCCCAACCTGGAAGGCCAGGACCTCAAACAATTCACTGATGGGAACGGCAATCGGCTTTTTGTGGACATGACGCGAAAAGCTCTGGATCAAGGTCGAGGGTATGCTGATTATCTGTGGCAATGGAAAGACGATGCCTCGCGCGTTACGCCCAAGTTGTCGTACGTAGAATTGTTCAAACCATGGGATTGGGTGATTGGGACAGGGGTTTATGTCGATGATGTACGCGACGAGGTACGGGGGCTGACACGGCGTTTAGCGCTTATTTGTTTGGGCATCACGGTGGTTATCGTGGCCATTCTCGCGTTTATCACGGTGCGCTCACTCCGTATCGCCAGACAGCGTGAGCATTTTGCTTTGGGATTGAAACAGTCACGCGAACGCTACAAAACACTTCTGGAGTCCACCACCGAGGGCGTCATGCTTGTCTTCAGCGACAAGCTGGGGCGTCAGCACATCAGTTATGCCAACCAGACGCTTCAACGTCTTCTCGGATATTCCCTTCACGAATTGTCTGCATTGGAATTCGATCAACTCTTCGCCCACGCCGCACCCGACGAATCAAACGACGTGGAGAGTGACGATGAAACCGATGATATCAATTTAGGTTTTTCTTACTTTAATGATTTTGTCGCAGGCTTTGATACCCCCGGACAATTTGAGGCGGTGCTTGTCGCAAAAGACGGTTCTCCCGTTGACGCAGCCTTGATCTGTTCTCGCATGGAAACGCCGGAGGGCGTCAGCGGTGTGTCTGTGATTGTGAAAGATATGCGACAACACAAGGAACTTGCCGAACGGTTTGAAGCTGGGCGACGGCGGTTTGATTTCTTGGCTGGAGTTGCCGCTGTCGGAGTTTTTCGTGCATCCGCTGGACGTAAAGGTCGTTTTCTCGAAGCGAACGATGAAGCCGCTCGTCTCCTTGGTTTGGAAAATGCTGATGATGTGATTGCTTTGGAAATGGACAGTCTCTTGGTTCCAGTCGTGCGGACTGGGTCCATTGTGAATAGCATTCTGTCCCAAGGCGATACTGTTGAAATGCGCGTCAAAACACCACAACTTGATGTCGCTGGTGAGGCGTCATCGACTCGATCTCGTGAACGCATTGTGAATCTTATGGCCACGGTGGTGAGGGACGCCCGTGGTTTCCCCATGTATATTGATGGTATTCTTCAGGATGTGACGAGAAAAGTACAAGCGGAAACCGCGATGAAGCAGCTTGTGGCTGAACTTCAATCGGCAGGAGAATATCTGACGCAACCCATTGCAAGCCTGGCGCGGCCGGCGCCACTGCTCTCGCCGAATGCCTCCATGCAACACGCTGCCAAGGCAATGGAAGACTCTCGCGCCAGTGCCGTGCTTGTGGGAACAGCTGGCGGCATTGAAGGTATTGTCACCGAACGCGATATTGCCATACAAGGTGCGGCTGTCGATTGGGAGCCGAGTGTCTCGCTTTCGCGTATCATGAATACACCTGTCCTCGAAATTGCTCCGACCGCCATGGCGGCAGAAGCACTTGTTGCTCTGCGTAACAACGCAGTCCATCACCTCGTGGTGACACAGACCGTTTCCGATGACGATCAGGCGCCGCGTATCGTTGAGGCTGGAGAACTCCTTTCTAAACAAACCGATTCGGTTTCCATGCTTCTGTGGCGATTGCGTCATGCCGATACGGTGGATGATGTGGTTCAGGCCAGAGCCGCCTTGCCTCTTCTTGTCCAAACCATGGTGGAGAATGGTGCTGACCCTCGCCTTGCCTCACGCATTTTTGCAACAGTGTCTGATGCCGTTGCGCACAAACTTACGGAACTGGCAGTACAACGTTTAGGTCCTCCGCCGGGAAATTTTTGCTTCTTTTCCATGGGAAGCCAGGGGCGTCTTGAACAAACTCTGAAAACCGACCAGGACAACGCATTGGTCTGGGAGGATAGCGTTCCATCCGAAGCGGCAGCCTATTTTGAGTCGCTGGGGGGGATGGTGTGTGACGATTTGCACGACGCGGGATATGCGTTGTGTACAGGCGGTATCATGGCGAAAAATGCGCAATGGCGGGGGCCGCTTTCCTCATGGAAAAAACAATTTTCTGCATGGGTATATGATGCTGACCCCGAAGCTCTGTTGCGAACGAAGATCTTTTTTGATTTCCGCGCAACCTACGGTGACGCGCGATTGATTGAGGCATTTTCAACGCATCTCGACAGCATGCTTGACGGGAAAGCGGTTTTTTTCAATCTGCTTGCAAAAAACTGTTTGCTGACACGTCCGCCATTGGGGTTCTTCGGACAGTTTTTGCGGGAATCGACGGGAGAACATGCCAATGCGTTCAACATCAAAAAAGCCATGACGCCGATTGTCGATTTTGCTCGAATTTATGCGCTCAAACACAGAATCCGAAGTGCCAACACTATGCAACGGCTCAAAGGGATTCATGAAGCCGGCGCGCTCAACACACAAGATTATAACGAAATCGCAGACGCATACACGACACTCATGGGGCTACGCTTGACGCACCAGGCACGAGCCATGCGTCAGGGGCTGACGCCGAACAACTTTATCGACCCGGCCGTGTTGACGAACCTGGAGCGAACCATGCTCAAAGAAATCTTTCGTCAAGTCGGTGCATTACAAAAAAAGCTGGGTCTCGACTTCACGGGATTGATGTAA
- a CDS encoding glutamine--tRNA ligase/YqeY domain fusion protein produces the protein MTTENTSAPNFIRTIIEADIAAGKNDGRVGTRFPPEPNGYLHIGHAKSICLNFGLARDFGGTCNLRFDDTNPTKEEVEYVDSIQEDVRWMGFDWGENRFYASNYFERLHALAVRLIEEGKAYVDSLSAEEIRQYRGTLTEPGKNSPYRDRSVEENLDLFTRMKNGEFEDGTHVLRAKIDMTAPNMVMRDPTLYRIRKAHHHKTGDTWCIYPMYDYTHCLSDAFECITHSICTLEFENNRELYDWVLDQFPDLPCRPRQYEFARLNLSYTVLSKRKLIQLVEEKLVSGWTDPRMPTLSGFRRRGYTPEAIRDFCERIGVARADNMVDIALLEHCLREDLNNRAPRVMAVQDPVKVVVMNYPEGEVEWIDFPYHPEDESMGSRQVPFSREFYIERADFMENPPKKYFRLSPGKEVRLRYAYYITCVDVIKDSDGTVTEIHVEYDPKTKGGWSEDGRKVKGTLHWVSAQHAIDAEVRLYDRLFTKENPNDMEEGKTFKDALNPDSLTVITAKVEPSLKTAEVGTHWQFERLGYYCIDPDSTPEKPVFNRAVGLRDSWAKKAKKG, from the coding sequence ATGACAACTGAAAATACATCTGCTCCGAATTTTATTCGCACCATCATCGAAGCCGACATCGCCGCCGGCAAGAACGACGGCCGCGTGGGAACCCGATTCCCACCTGAACCAAACGGCTATCTCCATATTGGCCACGCCAAATCTATTTGCCTCAATTTCGGCCTGGCCCGTGACTTCGGCGGAACGTGCAACCTCCGTTTCGACGATACCAACCCCACCAAGGAAGAAGTCGAGTACGTCGATTCCATTCAGGAAGATGTTCGATGGATGGGCTTTGATTGGGGAGAAAACCGGTTCTACGCATCCAACTACTTCGAACGACTTCATGCATTGGCCGTCCGTCTCATTGAAGAGGGTAAAGCCTATGTGGATAGTCTGAGCGCCGAAGAAATTCGTCAGTACCGTGGTACGCTGACCGAGCCAGGAAAAAACAGCCCGTATCGTGACCGCTCCGTGGAAGAAAATCTTGATCTCTTCACGCGTATGAAAAATGGAGAGTTCGAAGACGGCACCCATGTGTTGCGAGCCAAAATCGATATGACAGCCCCCAATATGGTTATGCGTGACCCCACGTTGTACCGCATCCGGAAGGCCCATCACCACAAGACAGGCGATACCTGGTGTATTTATCCTATGTATGACTACACCCATTGCCTGTCTGACGCGTTCGAATGCATTACGCATTCCATCTGCACTTTGGAGTTCGAAAACAACCGAGAACTCTACGACTGGGTGCTCGACCAGTTCCCAGACCTTCCCTGTCGTCCCCGGCAGTATGAGTTCGCGCGCCTCAATCTGAGCTATACTGTGTTGTCCAAACGCAAGCTCATTCAGCTTGTAGAAGAAAAGCTCGTATCCGGCTGGACCGATCCGCGGATGCCGACATTGAGTGGATTTCGACGCCGAGGCTACACGCCGGAAGCGATCCGCGACTTTTGTGAACGCATCGGTGTCGCCCGCGCCGACAACATGGTTGATATCGCCCTGCTCGAACACTGTCTTCGTGAAGACCTGAATAACCGGGCTCCACGCGTTATGGCCGTGCAGGATCCGGTCAAAGTCGTGGTGATGAACTATCCCGAAGGCGAAGTTGAATGGATAGACTTCCCGTATCACCCGGAAGATGAATCCATGGGATCGCGCCAGGTACCATTCTCGCGTGAATTCTACATTGAGCGCGCTGATTTTATGGAAAATCCGCCTAAAAAGTACTTCCGCCTGTCTCCAGGCAAAGAAGTACGGTTACGTTATGCCTATTACATCACCTGCGTGGATGTCATCAAAGACAGTGATGGCACCGTGACGGAGATCCATGTGGAATACGATCCGAAAACCAAAGGCGGCTGGTCCGAAGACGGTCGTAAGGTCAAAGGAACATTGCACTGGGTGTCGGCACAACACGCCATCGATGCCGAAGTACGGCTCTATGACCGATTGTTCACCAAAGAAAATCCCAACGACATGGAAGAGGGCAAGACCTTCAAGGATGCGCTCAATCCCGATTCGTTGACCGTCATCACTGCCAAAGTCGAACCGAGCCTGAAAACGGCAGAGGTTGGGACACATTGGCAATTTGAACGACTTGGATACTACTGTATCGATCCCGACAGCACCCCGGAAAAACCGGTATTCAACCGTGCTGTCGGCCTGCGTGATAGCTGGGCCAAAAAGGCAAAGAAAGGTTAA
- a CDS encoding glycosyltransferase family 9 protein: protein MYKFVRPRTRALMFCIDLVGCILWGVWRLIQPWTWFADRSVPDSPKRILLIRADYIGDVLLITHTLPAIRARFPHAEITCLVSPGGAAFIETNPHVDRVLTYSPPWFFKKKRRDAIREYWNIFTTLRRLRFDLAADFRGDLRNIALFMVAPGIPRRVSFAASGGYYLLTTIVPFAHGLREAAYHTQVAQALGAQVPDDAVPEVYPTTADETAAQAFLDRHGLDTSAPCVVIHPGARKAVRLWPAERYAAVARALIERAGARIILIGAPAERPLIDAVNAHLDNQATIATGEINTLRELAVLFKACQLYIGVSSGPSHLAGAVGLDSVLLFGPETPAQWEPLGNRHTILQHRFPCCPCTQTDCPHLPHHCIDAITVDEVVTAALSFLDQPQQGRS, encoded by the coding sequence GTGTATAAATTTGTTCGCCCTCGCACTCGGGCTCTTATGTTTTGTATCGATCTCGTAGGCTGTATTCTTTGGGGCGTATGGCGCCTGATTCAACCGTGGACGTGGTTTGCTGATCGTTCCGTCCCTGACAGTCCAAAACGTATTCTCCTCATCCGCGCCGACTATATTGGAGACGTTTTACTCATTACCCACACATTGCCTGCAATTCGCGCACGCTTCCCTCATGCCGAGATAACCTGTCTTGTTTCGCCGGGTGGTGCTGCATTTATAGAAACCAATCCTCATGTCGACCGCGTGCTTACCTACAGCCCTCCGTGGTTTTTCAAAAAGAAACGACGCGATGCCATTCGCGAATATTGGAATATCTTCACTACGCTTCGTCGACTTCGGTTCGACCTGGCCGCGGATTTCCGCGGAGACCTCCGCAATATTGCTCTGTTCATGGTTGCGCCGGGTATCCCTCGCCGGGTCAGCTTTGCTGCATCCGGTGGTTATTATTTGCTGACAACCATTGTTCCCTTTGCCCATGGATTGCGCGAAGCCGCCTATCATACGCAGGTCGCTCAAGCCCTTGGCGCACAGGTTCCGGATGATGCCGTTCCCGAAGTCTATCCAACCACGGCCGACGAGACGGCCGCACAGGCATTTCTCGACCGGCACGGCCTTGATACGTCCGCGCCCTGCGTGGTTATTCATCCCGGAGCACGGAAAGCCGTCCGATTGTGGCCAGCCGAACGGTATGCCGCCGTTGCTCGTGCCCTTATCGAACGCGCCGGTGCGCGTATCATCCTTATCGGTGCACCGGCCGAACGGCCACTCATCGACGCGGTCAACGCCCACCTGGACAATCAAGCGACAATTGCAACGGGTGAAATCAACACCTTGCGCGAACTCGCCGTTCTGTTCAAAGCTTGCCAGCTCTATATTGGGGTCAGCTCCGGCCCTTCACACCTCGCCGGCGCCGTCGGGCTCGATTCGGTTCTGCTCTTCGGCCCGGAAACTCCCGCTCAATGGGAGCCTCTTGGGAATCGCCATACCATTCTTCAACATCGTTTTCCGTGTTGTCCATGTACGCAAACCGATTGTCCGCATCTCCCGCATCATTGTATCGACGCCATTACCGTTGACGAAGTCGTCACCGCCGCGCTGTCGTTTCTCGATCAACCGCAACAGGGTCGCTCATGA